Proteins encoded together in one Terriglobus saanensis SP1PR4 window:
- a CDS encoding biosynthetic peptidoglycan transglycosylase yields MHINVKAFKMTCWIDKDGQRASPSSILSDKFFGGGAVRWAFTAAPSLGLPPHLIAFVLLIEDKRFPTHIGVDPIGMVRAFAGNIRGRMRQGGSTIPQQLANVRRISGSGIILRRNLRYKGLQVANGIRYTLSRTKVALLVEYLGSIYWGRNYYGLERASMGYFGVSAKDLTPCQSFFLAERIANPNRFSPQRIRNLVSRPAIAALLQGEPSNRTDVEKIYREQLTLDGEGKR; encoded by the coding sequence ATGCATATCAACGTGAAGGCTTTTAAAATGACCTGCTGGATTGATAAAGACGGGCAAAGGGCTTCACCGTCCTCGATACTTTCGGACAAATTTTTTGGAGGCGGAGCTGTCCGCTGGGCTTTTACCGCGGCGCCTTCATTAGGGCTTCCTCCACACTTGATAGCGTTTGTCCTTCTCATCGAGGACAAGCGCTTTCCCACTCACATAGGTGTTGATCCTATTGGGATGGTCCGGGCTTTTGCCGGCAACATTCGTGGGCGTATGCGACAAGGTGGTAGCACGATTCCTCAACAGCTTGCCAATGTGCGGCGAATATCAGGCTCTGGAATCATTCTTCGTCGGAACCTGCGCTACAAGGGCCTGCAGGTTGCAAATGGCATCCGATACACGCTGAGCCGGACGAAGGTAGCACTTCTTGTCGAATATCTTGGTTCCATCTATTGGGGAAGGAATTACTACGGTCTCGAGCGTGCGTCTATGGGATATTTTGGGGTGTCCGCAAAAGATCTCACTCCCTGTCAGAGCTTTTTCCTGGCGGAGAGAATCGCAAATCCGAATCGATTCTCTCCCCAGCGAATAAGAAATCTGGTGAGTCGACCCGCAATTGCAGCTTTGCTGCAAGGCGAGCCTTCAAATCGGACTGACGTTGAGAAAATTTACCGCGAACAGCTAACCCTCGACGGCGAAGGAAAAC